Proteins encoded together in one Nostoc sp. PCC 7524 window:
- the thrS gene encoding threonine--tRNA ligase encodes MVQQPMSSNQDSHNQPAQPEKMYLPRTSESDTLKKIRHTASHVMAMAVQKLFPKAQVTIGPWIENGFYYDFDSPEPFTDKDLKAIQKEMVKIINRKLPVVREEVSREEAERRIQEIKEPYKLEILADIKEEPITIYHLGDEWWDLCAGPHVENTKELNPKALELESVAGAYWRGDETKAQLQRIYATAWETPEQLAEYKRRKEEALRRDHRKLGKELGLFIFSDQVGPGLPLWTPKGTLLRSILEDFLKQEQLKRGYLPVVTPHIARVDLFKTSGHWQKYKEDMFPLMAEDEVAAAQEQGFVLKPMNCPFHIQIYKSELRSYRELPMRLAEFGTVYRYEQSGELGGLTRVRGFTVDDSHLFVTPEQLDDEFLNVVDLILSVFKSLQLKNFKARLSFRDPASDKYIGSDEVWDKAEGAIRRAVQELGMEHFEGIGEAAFYGPKLDFIFSDALEREWQLGTVQVDYNLPERFDLEYVAEDGSRKRPVMIHRAPFGSLERLIGILIEEYAGDFPLWLGPVQARLLPVGEAQLDFTKDVAAKLRAVGIRAEIDTSGDRLGKLIRNAEKEKIPVMAVVGAKEVETNSLSIRTRASGELGAIPVDEVVQKMKDAIANFENF; translated from the coding sequence ATGGTTCAGCAGCCAATGTCGTCCAATCAAGACTCTCATAATCAGCCAGCACAACCAGAAAAAATGTATTTACCGCGTACCAGCGAATCAGACACCTTAAAGAAGATTCGCCACACCGCTTCCCATGTGATGGCAATGGCAGTACAAAAGCTGTTTCCCAAGGCGCAAGTTACAATCGGCCCCTGGATTGAAAATGGATTCTATTATGACTTTGATAGTCCAGAGCCATTTACTGACAAGGATCTCAAAGCCATCCAAAAAGAGATGGTGAAAATTATTAATCGCAAACTGCCAGTAGTGCGGGAAGAAGTCAGCCGGGAAGAAGCCGAACGCCGCATTCAGGAAATCAAGGAACCTTATAAATTAGAAATCCTGGCAGATATTAAAGAAGAACCGATCACGATTTATCACCTAGGGGATGAGTGGTGGGACTTGTGCGCCGGGCCTCATGTGGAAAACACCAAAGAGTTAAACCCCAAAGCTCTTGAATTAGAAAGCGTGGCGGGTGCTTATTGGCGGGGAGATGAAACCAAAGCCCAATTGCAACGGATTTATGCCACCGCTTGGGAAACTCCGGAACAACTAGCCGAATACAAGCGGCGTAAGGAAGAAGCCCTACGGCGTGACCATCGTAAACTGGGTAAAGAACTGGGATTATTTATTTTCTCAGACCAAGTAGGGCCGGGTTTACCTTTGTGGACTCCCAAAGGTACTTTATTACGCAGTATCTTAGAAGATTTTCTCAAGCAAGAGCAGCTAAAACGCGGTTATTTACCTGTTGTTACGCCTCATATTGCCAGGGTGGATTTATTTAAAACTTCGGGACACTGGCAGAAATATAAAGAAGATATGTTTCCCCTGATGGCAGAGGATGAAGTAGCAGCAGCCCAAGAACAAGGTTTTGTTCTCAAGCCGATGAACTGCCCCTTCCACATCCAAATTTATAAAAGTGAGTTACGTTCTTATCGGGAACTACCGATGCGCTTGGCTGAGTTTGGAACTGTTTACCGCTACGAACAATCAGGAGAATTAGGCGGTTTAACCAGAGTGCGTGGCTTTACCGTGGATGATTCTCACCTGTTTGTCACCCCAGAACAGTTAGACGATGAATTCTTGAATGTAGTGGATTTGATTTTGTCTGTGTTCAAGAGTCTGCAACTGAAGAACTTTAAAGCTAGACTCAGCTTCCGTGATCCGGCGAGTGATAAATATATCGGTTCTGATGAAGTTTGGGACAAAGCCGAAGGTGCAATTCGCCGGGCGGTGCAAGAGTTGGGAATGGAACACTTTGAAGGCATTGGGGAAGCGGCGTTTTATGGGCCGAAACTCGACTTTATTTTCAGCGATGCCTTAGAAAGAGAATGGCAGTTGGGAACTGTACAGGTAGATTACAACTTACCAGAACGCTTTGATTTAGAGTACGTCGCTGAAGATGGTTCTCGCAAACGTCCGGTGATGATTCATCGTGCGCCTTTCGGTTCCCTAGAAAGGCTGATTGGGATCTTAATTGAAGAATATGCGGGTGATTTCCCCTTATGGTTAGGACCAGTACAAGCCAGATTGTTACCTGTAGGTGAAGCGCAGCTAGATTTTACTAAAGATGTAGCGGCAAAGTTGCGGGCTGTGGGTATTCGCGCCGAAATTGACACCAGTGGCGATCGCTTGGGTAAACTCATCCGCAATGCAGAGAAAGAAAAAATACCAGTGATGGCAGTAGTGGGAGCTAAAGAGGTTGAAACTAATAGCTTAAGCATCCGTACCCGTGCTTCAGGAGAGTTAGGAGCGATACCTGTAGATGAAGTGGTGCAGAAGATGAAGGATGCGATCGCCAACTTCGAGAACTTCTAA
- a CDS encoding amylo-alpha-1,6-glucosidase produces MTPDTLTTPDKVLLDGKTFIPAEQLPLPEWPCVVGERPQPTLTVKDDDLFLVTDTMGNISGCSLHDGGNLSMGLFCCDTRFLSRLELQIDGRSPVLLSSTAEKGFSVSVLCTNPRIDERMKPDTVGIRREMVLNGALFEEIEVANYSTTTISFELSISFDADFADLFEVRGYDREKRGKLLRLVEPIAEDVAAFHPDGVSPLPTQPSATKNELLTLAYQGLDGLLMESRIQFQYRQPDYFKGYTAVWRLELPSHGTQKLGYRLNMLTNNNSSSSVSAATTLGQAKAAEMMEEQHWVQQITSIRSDKSIFNRVIERAEQDMYLLRQSFGENKTVSAGVPWFSALFGRDSLITASQTLMLNAEIAKETLMLLAAYQGQVEDEWREEEPGKILHELRLGEMARCQEIPHTPYYGTVDATPLWLMLYAEYYAWTHDHETLEQLWPNALAAMDWIDRNLQATGYLTYYRKSKRGLANQGWKDSGDCIVDRKGELANGAIALSEVQAYVYAAKTRLADIARVKKRLDLAERWQEDARSLKVRFNRDFWIEDQDFCALALDGDGNQVDSITSNPGHCLLLGLFTPEKAYSVAERLRAPDMFNGWGIRTLSGLSPAYNPMGYHIGSVWPHDNALIAMGLRSLGLIDQALELFQGLFDMTSQQPYQRPPELFCGYERNGDRAPVQYPVACTPQAWATGSVFQLLQMIVNLVPDAPNNCLRIIDPVLPESINRLSLHNLQVGTTILDLEFERFGSTTACRVAKKRGNLRVVIEA; encoded by the coding sequence ATGACACCGGATACACTAACGACCCCGGACAAAGTTTTATTGGATGGCAAAACCTTTATCCCCGCCGAGCAATTACCTCTTCCTGAATGGCCTTGTGTGGTAGGGGAAAGACCACAGCCTACTCTGACAGTTAAGGATGATGATCTATTTTTGGTGACAGACACAATGGGGAACATCTCCGGCTGTTCCCTCCATGATGGTGGTAATCTCAGCATGGGTCTATTTTGCTGTGATACGCGCTTTCTCAGTCGTCTGGAGTTGCAAATTGATGGGCGATCGCCTGTACTCCTCAGTAGTACGGCGGAAAAGGGGTTTTCTGTGTCAGTTTTGTGTACTAACCCCAGAATCGATGAACGGATGAAACCTGATACTGTCGGGATTCGGCGGGAAATGGTACTCAATGGTGCATTATTTGAAGAAATCGAGGTGGCCAATTACAGTACCACTACCATCAGTTTTGAACTCAGTATCAGCTTTGATGCCGATTTTGCGGATTTGTTTGAAGTCCGGGGTTATGACAGAGAAAAAAGAGGTAAGCTTTTACGCTTAGTAGAACCTATCGCTGAAGATGTAGCCGCTTTCCATCCTGATGGTGTCTCTCCTCTCCCAACTCAGCCTTCAGCAACCAAGAATGAGCTTTTGACCCTAGCCTATCAAGGTCTAGATGGCTTATTGATGGAATCCCGCATTCAGTTCCAGTATCGTCAACCAGACTATTTCAAGGGCTACACTGCGGTTTGGCGGCTAGAGTTGCCTTCTCATGGCACTCAGAAGTTGGGCTATCGGTTGAATATGTTAACCAATAACAACTCTAGTTCCAGTGTGAGTGCGGCTACCACTTTAGGACAAGCTAAAGCAGCTGAGATGATGGAAGAGCAACACTGGGTACAACAAATTACCAGTATTCGCTCAGATAAAAGCATTTTCAATCGTGTGATTGAACGCGCTGAACAGGATATGTATTTACTGCGCCAGTCTTTTGGTGAGAATAAGACTGTCTCGGCGGGTGTACCTTGGTTTTCTGCACTGTTTGGGCGAGATTCCTTAATTACAGCTTCCCAAACCCTCATGCTCAACGCCGAAATTGCTAAAGAAACCTTGATGTTATTGGCAGCTTATCAAGGTCAGGTTGAGGATGAATGGCGGGAAGAAGAACCAGGGAAGATTTTACACGAGCTGCGCTTGGGGGAAATGGCTCGGTGTCAAGAAATTCCCCATACACCCTACTACGGCACAGTCGATGCTACTCCCCTGTGGCTAATGCTGTATGCTGAATACTACGCTTGGACTCATGATCACGAAACTCTAGAACAACTTTGGCCGAATGCACTAGCGGCGATGGACTGGATTGATCGCAATCTACAAGCTACCGGTTATCTGACTTACTATCGCAAGTCGAAACGGGGTTTAGCTAACCAAGGTTGGAAAGATTCTGGCGATTGCATTGTAGACCGTAAGGGAGAATTAGCCAACGGCGCGATCGCTTTGAGTGAAGTCCAAGCTTACGTTTATGCAGCAAAGACACGTTTGGCAGATATTGCTAGAGTGAAGAAACGGCTTGACCTAGCCGAACGCTGGCAAGAAGATGCTAGAAGCCTCAAAGTTCGTTTCAATCGAGATTTTTGGATAGAAGACCAAGATTTCTGCGCTTTGGCTTTGGATGGTGACGGCAACCAGGTAGATAGTATTACTTCTAACCCTGGTCATTGCCTGCTTTTAGGACTTTTCACCCCAGAAAAAGCCTACAGTGTGGCGGAAAGGTTGCGCGCCCCTGATATGTTTAACGGTTGGGGTATTCGCACTTTGAGTGGTTTGTCGCCAGCTTACAACCCAATGGGTTATCACATTGGCTCGGTTTGGCCTCATGATAATGCTTTGATTGCTATGGGATTGCGATCGCTTGGTTTAATTGATCAAGCTTTGGAACTGTTCCAAGGTTTATTCGACATGACGAGTCAGCAACCCTACCAACGTCCCCCAGAATTATTTTGCGGTTATGAACGCAATGGCGATCGCGCTCCGGTACAGTATCCTGTAGCTTGTACTCCCCAAGCTTGGGCAACTGGTAGCGTTTTCCAGCTACTACAAATGATTGTGAATTTAGTCCCAGATGCTCCCAATAACTGCTTGCGAATCATTGATCCTGTTTTACCAGAGTCCATTAATCGCCTGTCATTACACAATTTGCAAGTTGGTACTACGATTCTGGATTTAGAATTTGAGCGTTTTGGTAGCACTACAGCCTGTCGTGTAGCTAAAAAACGTGGCAATCTCCGTGTAGTAATTGAAGCGTAG
- a CDS encoding ABC transporter ATP-binding protein → MPLETQNLTGGYTAKTVVKNISLTIEKGEWLSLVGANGSGKSTLLKLMSRLLVPQTGIVLLDGKAIHTQPAAVVAQKLALLPQQQAIPPGLTVRQLVSLGRTPHQPWWQWDLNADDREKVEEALHLTQMLDYRERLVEQLSGGERQRAFLALALAQNPQILLLDEPTTYLDIRYQLELLELLKNLNQVSGITILTVLHEINLAARYSSRIALLYQGNIFALGEPEIVLTPENLAEVLGVEVAVLKTPVGLQICPLAPIHQSK, encoded by the coding sequence ATGCCTTTAGAAACTCAAAACTTAACTGGTGGATATACAGCTAAAACTGTAGTTAAGAATATATCTTTAACAATCGAAAAAGGTGAGTGGTTGAGCTTAGTAGGTGCTAATGGTTCTGGGAAATCTACTCTCCTCAAACTCATGAGTCGTTTATTAGTTCCACAAACCGGAATTGTTTTATTAGATGGTAAGGCAATTCATACTCAACCCGCCGCCGTTGTCGCTCAAAAATTAGCTTTATTACCTCAACAACAAGCAATTCCTCCAGGCTTAACAGTTCGTCAATTAGTATCTTTAGGACGCACCCCCCATCAGCCTTGGTGGCAATGGGATTTAAATGCAGACGATAGAGAAAAAGTTGAGGAAGCTTTGCATTTAACCCAAATGTTAGATTATCGAGAACGGCTAGTAGAACAACTTTCTGGTGGAGAACGGCAAAGAGCATTTTTAGCATTAGCTTTAGCACAAAATCCCCAAATATTATTGTTAGATGAACCAACAACTTACTTAGATATTCGTTACCAATTAGAGTTATTAGAATTATTAAAAAACCTGAATCAAGTATCAGGGATAACGATTTTGACAGTTTTACATGAAATTAATTTAGCTGCTAGATATAGTTCTAGAATTGCCTTACTTTATCAAGGGAATATTTTTGCATTAGGAGAACCGGAAATTGTACTTACACCAGAAAATTTAGCCGAAGTTTTAGGAGTAGAAGTCGCTGTGTTAAAAACACCTGTAGGACTACAAATTTGTCCTTTAGCACCAATTCATCAATCTAAGTAG
- a CDS encoding type II toxin-antitoxin system Phd/YefM family antitoxin, with protein sequence MKNVNIHEAKTNLSKLLSRVELGEEIIISNRGVPIAKLVPFHSPSNRRNSLGLDRGRFVVPEDFNAPLPEEILTAFEGGEE encoded by the coding sequence ATGAAAAATGTAAATATCCATGAAGCTAAAACTAATCTTTCAAAGCTGTTATCCCGTGTGGAACTAGGAGAAGAAATCATTATTTCTAACCGAGGTGTTCCAATTGCCAAGTTAGTTCCATTTCATTCGCCATCAAATCGACGCAATAGTTTAGGGCTGGATCGAGGACGTTTTGTAGTACCAGAAGATTTCAACGCTCCCTTACCAGAAGAGATATTAACAGCATTTGAAGGTGGAGAAGAGTAA
- a CDS encoding DUF2973 domain-containing protein produces the protein MLHLLYILAFTILAVIAVANLIRNLIMFSFERERNYPARNSQFGNQGNFGYSSTTRQFTPHPELLDSTGKMIKEPLLVMRSINVEDARQQLDALYESSPGQKSENTEEA, from the coding sequence ATGTTACACCTACTCTACATTCTGGCTTTTACGATTCTTGCGGTTATAGCTGTTGCTAACTTAATTCGCAACCTAATTATGTTCAGCTTTGAGCGTGAGCGAAATTACCCAGCTAGAAACTCGCAATTCGGGAATCAGGGGAATTTTGGCTATTCGTCTACCACAAGACAGTTCACACCGCATCCAGAATTATTGGATAGCACAGGTAAAATGATCAAAGAGCCTCTGTTAGTAATGCGTTCCATCAATGTTGAAGATGCACGTCAACAGCTAGATGCTCTTTATGAATCTTCCCCAGGACAAAAAAGCGAAAACACAGAAGAAGCATAA
- a CDS encoding FecCD family ABC transporter permease, whose product MKLKQRSQKMVKSVNAASKNEARVLLATGFLVVVLVLAIAFSLSFGAVAMTPEQLWQAIWRQGDQLYQTILWDLRLPRTVAAILVGAALGMAGSLLQGMLRNGLADPFLLGISAGAGLVAIAMFSLGVFIAWIPLAAWVGGVLTTMLVYFLSRTGDGVSVERLILGGVAVSSMFGAIQSVLLLLTEDGRIQAALNWLIGSLNGRGWSEVTTAGSYISVALVLGCLLARSLNLLSLGDELAVSLGVSLTRSRILIGGVATLLAAGAVSIGGLIGFVGLIVPHGIRLLVGTDYRALLPLSALGGALVMTIADLLSRLGAVELPVGSVTALLGSPVFIWLLYRRKNGI is encoded by the coding sequence ATGAAACTTAAGCAGCGATCGCAAAAAATGGTCAAGAGTGTCAACGCTGCTTCTAAAAATGAAGCACGAGTATTGTTAGCGACTGGGTTTTTAGTTGTCGTTCTCGTTTTGGCGATCGCTTTTTCCTTGTCTTTTGGTGCTGTCGCCATGACTCCGGAACAATTGTGGCAGGCGATTTGGCGACAGGGAGACCAACTGTATCAAACTATTCTTTGGGATTTGCGCTTACCGAGAACTGTAGCGGCGATTTTGGTCGGTGCAGCCTTGGGAATGGCGGGTTCACTACTTCAGGGAATGTTACGCAATGGACTAGCTGACCCGTTTTTACTCGGTATTTCTGCGGGTGCTGGTTTAGTGGCGATCGCCATGTTTAGTTTAGGTGTATTTATAGCTTGGATTCCTCTGGCAGCCTGGGTGGGCGGAGTCTTAACAACAATGCTTGTATACTTTTTATCCAGAACAGGGGATGGTGTTTCCGTTGAACGGCTGATTTTAGGTGGCGTGGCGGTAAGTTCGATGTTTGGCGCGATTCAGTCGGTGCTACTTCTGTTAACGGAGGATGGACGGATACAGGCTGCCTTAAATTGGTTAATTGGTAGTTTAAATGGTCGGGGATGGTCTGAAGTCACCACAGCCGGATCTTATATTAGTGTCGCATTGGTGTTGGGATGTTTGTTAGCGCGATCGCTGAATTTATTAAGCTTGGGGGATGAGTTAGCGGTAAGTTTGGGGGTTTCGCTGACGCGATCGCGTATTTTAATTGGGGGAGTTGCGACACTATTAGCCGCCGGTGCAGTCAGTATTGGCGGTTTGATTGGTTTTGTCGGTTTAATCGTACCGCATGGTATTCGGTTACTGGTAGGCACAGATTACCGCGCCTTGTTACCACTTAGCGCATTGGGAGGCGCGTTAGTAATGACTATTGCAGATTTACTATCCCGCTTGGGTGCTGTAGAACTTCCTGTGGGTTCAGTGACGGCTTTATTGGGTTCACCTGTATTTATTTGGTTGCTATATCGTCGTAAAAATGGGATATAG
- a CDS encoding DICT sensory domain-containing protein: MSISTSVLSDLLQSLPYLRPQLYFKASLTALSHAMEDQVLAATLDQPLVIASFQRERFYRQEAHRYQRLAQRSNQIYVLSAPETDFANSSEYYEKVAFEPEDALSQEWHLVVIADNYATCLVCRESLGSITKNRQVPEWLPSLDMDTGRRFEGIWTSERGVSIKAAQLLLDRILVYRPDLAQKVERACQRFGIGDSKIYSPPGVIAEYACDIDTDPFVQRLVTYLQASQYKLHKAYRSIAAQARKERLVNSISTAIRRSLDPHQVLQIAAQELGQHLGASRCLIYRAQASDAQATLEHEFLMPGVVSICGQNWELKNNPLFQAVVDHGEGVCVSDSLNDFRVTSSVTLSLIVKKFAVRSWLIEPVLFQGRLLGIVELHYCSLPPHQWQQGELDLVEAIATQIGAALIQAEAYANLEVLNQQLEALDRTRSNLIAITGHELRTPLSTIQVCLESLATEPDMPLELRQVMLNTALDDSERMRKLVQDFLTLSNLESGRVEWHPESLTLQECVDLALSRLKTRTTTEKPPQIKTQLAENLPLIRADGDWLVEVLAKLIDNACKFTPMQGLITISANQNSDRMVEVTVADTGRGIEPNRLEVVFDRFYQEEGALRRTAGGTGLGLAICRQIVNGWGGAIWADSNGKDQGSQFHFTVPIVQGSQEESRSKVKRRGSRD, translated from the coding sequence ATGAGCATTTCAACTTCTGTGCTGAGTGATCTGCTACAGTCCCTACCTTACCTGCGACCCCAGCTATACTTCAAGGCTTCATTAACAGCCCTATCCCACGCAATGGAAGATCAGGTTTTGGCTGCGACTTTAGATCAGCCCTTAGTAATTGCCAGCTTTCAACGAGAGCGATTCTATCGCCAAGAAGCTCACCGCTATCAGCGTTTAGCGCAACGTAGTAACCAAATATACGTATTATCTGCACCAGAAACTGATTTTGCCAATAGCTCAGAATACTATGAAAAGGTGGCATTTGAGCCAGAAGATGCTTTAAGCCAAGAGTGGCATTTGGTAGTAATTGCTGATAACTATGCTACCTGCTTGGTATGTCGGGAAAGTCTGGGTTCAATCACCAAGAATCGGCAAGTACCTGAGTGGCTTCCTAGTCTAGATATGGACACAGGGAGGCGATTTGAAGGTATTTGGACATCAGAACGGGGAGTCAGTATTAAAGCTGCTCAATTGCTATTAGACAGGATTTTGGTTTACAGACCAGACCTGGCCCAAAAGGTTGAGAGAGCCTGTCAGAGATTTGGCATCGGGGATAGTAAAATTTACTCCCCCCCTGGTGTTATTGCTGAATATGCTTGTGACATTGATACAGATCCATTTGTGCAACGTTTAGTTACCTATCTCCAAGCTAGTCAGTATAAACTCCATAAAGCTTACCGTTCTATTGCCGCTCAAGCACGAAAAGAGCGTTTAGTCAACTCAATTAGTACAGCAATTCGGCGATCGCTTGATCCCCATCAAGTCTTACAAATCGCAGCACAGGAACTAGGGCAACACTTAGGAGCAAGTCGTTGTTTAATTTACCGCGCTCAAGCCTCAGATGCCCAAGCCACCCTAGAACATGAGTTTTTAATGCCTGGAGTAGTATCGATTTGCGGGCAGAACTGGGAGTTAAAGAACAATCCACTATTTCAAGCAGTGGTAGATCACGGGGAAGGTGTTTGTGTTAGTGATAGCCTGAATGATTTTCGTGTCACCAGTTCAGTCACGCTGTCCTTGATTGTGAAAAAATTTGCGGTACGTTCTTGGTTGATAGAGCCGGTATTGTTTCAGGGGCGACTCTTGGGCATTGTCGAGTTACATTATTGCTCTTTACCGCCGCACCAATGGCAACAAGGAGAATTGGACCTAGTAGAAGCGATCGCTACCCAAATCGGAGCAGCCTTAATCCAAGCCGAAGCCTATGCTAACTTAGAAGTCCTCAATCAGCAACTAGAAGCCCTAGATCGCACCCGCAGCAACTTAATTGCCATCACCGGTCATGAACTCCGTACACCTTTATCCACAATTCAAGTCTGTCTAGAAAGTCTCGCGACTGAGCCAGATATGCCCTTAGAATTGCGCCAGGTGATGCTGAATACGGCTCTGGATGACTCAGAACGGATGCGAAAACTGGTACAAGACTTCTTGACCCTTTCTAACCTAGAAAGCGGGCGTGTGGAATGGCATCCAGAATCTCTGACTTTGCAAGAATGTGTAGATTTAGCCCTCAGTCGCCTGAAGACACGCACCACAACAGAAAAACCACCCCAAATCAAAACACAACTGGCCGAAAACTTGCCTTTGATTAGAGCTGATGGTGATTGGCTGGTAGAAGTATTAGCAAAACTAATTGATAACGCTTGTAAATTTACCCCCATGCAAGGGTTAATTACCATCAGTGCCAATCAAAATAGCGATCGCATGGTAGAAGTCACCGTAGCTGATACTGGGCGTGGAATTGAACCCAATCGCCTAGAAGTTGTCTTTGACCGTTTTTATCAAGAAGAGGGAGCTTTGCGGCGGACAGCTGGCGGTACAGGGTTAGGTTTGGCTATTTGCCGCCAAATTGTCAACGGTTGGGGCGGCGCAATTTGGGCAGATTCCAACGGCAAAGACCAAGGTAGTCAGTTTCATTTCACCGTTCCCATCGTTCAAGGTAGCCAAGAGGAAAGCCGCTCGAAGGTTAAGAGGCGGGGGAGTAGGGATTAG
- a CDS encoding MerR family transcriptional regulator, with product MLKIGDFSKLSQVSVKALRLYDQMGLLKPLHVDNFTGYRYYSAEQLPQLNRILAFKDLGFSLEQIAKLLDDNLPPAQIRGMLRLKQGEIQQLVAAEQARLTRVEARLKQIEQENSMPNYEVVIKKAEPIQVVSIRDILPNYTSIGRLYDELHEYLQQQQAQPGDYYAGIWHDPEYKDADVDGEAVISIAGLVKGNERIKVYELPGIEKIACLIHHGSYDTLSQAYATLVSWIEANGYKISGSNREVYIVGGNEQNNESYVTELQFPVIPA from the coding sequence ATGCTGAAGATAGGAGATTTTTCCAAACTTAGCCAAGTGAGTGTGAAAGCATTACGTCTCTACGACCAAATGGGACTGCTCAAACCACTACACGTAGACAATTTTACAGGCTATCGCTACTACTCGGCTGAACAACTACCACAACTGAATCGCATTTTAGCTTTCAAAGATTTGGGTTTTTCTCTAGAGCAAATTGCCAAGTTACTAGATGATAACTTACCACCAGCCCAAATTCGGGGAATGCTGCGACTCAAGCAGGGGGAAATTCAGCAGTTAGTAGCAGCAGAACAAGCAAGACTCACACGAGTAGAAGCAAGACTCAAGCAAATTGAACAGGAGAATAGTATGCCCAACTATGAAGTTGTAATCAAAAAAGCTGAACCTATTCAAGTTGTATCTATACGGGATATTTTGCCAAATTACACCAGTATAGGCAGACTTTATGATGAATTGCACGAATATTTGCAACAACAACAAGCCCAACCTGGTGATTATTATGCTGGGATTTGGCATGATCCAGAATACAAAGATGCTGATGTAGATGGAGAAGCCGTAATTTCTATTGCTGGGTTAGTCAAAGGTAATGAAAGAATCAAGGTTTACGAGTTACCTGGGATAGAGAAAATCGCTTGTTTAATTCATCATGGTAGTTATGACACCCTGAGCCAAGCCTACGCCACTTTAGTATCTTGGATTGAAGCCAATGGCTACAAGATTAGCGGGTCTAACCGTGAAGTATATATCGTTGGTGGTAACGAGCAGAACAATGAATCTTATGTGACAGAATTACAGTTTCCAGTTATTCCAGCCTAA
- a CDS encoding DUF2605 domain-containing protein, producing the protein MRDSNLPEANLLKTVLEPLLDDFQYWFTRSRNFLETERLSFMDEQEQLDLLLRIQQAQEELNTAKMLFNATEGQVGIDMATLTPWHKLVTECWQVAARFRSQ; encoded by the coding sequence ATGCGAGACTCGAACTTACCGGAGGCTAATTTACTCAAGACGGTGTTAGAACCGTTGTTAGATGATTTTCAGTATTGGTTTACGCGATCGCGTAACTTTCTGGAAACAGAACGGCTCTCATTTATGGACGAACAAGAGCAATTAGACCTGCTACTGCGAATTCAGCAAGCCCAGGAAGAACTCAATACAGCAAAGATGCTATTTAATGCCACTGAGGGACAAGTCGGGATTGATATGGCGACCTTAACGCCCTGGCATAAATTGGTAACAGAATGTTGGCAGGTGGCAGCTCGCTTTCGTTCTCAATAG